The following are from one region of the Mycolicibacterium helvum genome:
- a CDS encoding carboxymuconolactone decarboxylase family protein, with product MSNLREDGLRVFREMLPGTLPDGDVEFGGFAPELMEIGVESVFGRLWTREGLSRRDRSLVTLGILIALRADHEMKAHFRIAKQNGLTEDEIAEVIYHASGYAGFPAAATARNIAAEELGKA from the coding sequence ATGTCTAACTTGCGTGAGGATGGTCTGCGCGTTTTCCGGGAGATGCTGCCCGGAACCCTGCCCGACGGCGACGTCGAATTCGGCGGCTTCGCCCCGGAACTGATGGAGATCGGCGTCGAGAGTGTTTTCGGCCGGCTGTGGACCCGTGAGGGGCTCAGCCGCCGCGATCGAAGCCTGGTGACGCTGGGCATCTTGATTGCGCTGCGGGCCGACCACGAGATGAAGGCGCACTTCCGGATCGCGAAGCAGAACGGGCTGACCGAGGACGAGATCGCCGAGGTCATCTATCACGCCAGCGGCTACGCCGGTTTTCCGGCGGCGGCCACGGCGCGCAATATCGCCGCCGAGGAACTCGGTAAGGCATAA
- a CDS encoding NAD-dependent epimerase/dehydratase family protein — protein sequence MQVMVTGAAGFIGSTLVDRLLADGHTVIGLDDLSRGRTENLAGASANDRFEFIEADIANADLIGLFEKHKPEVVHHLAAQIDVRRSVEDPEFDAAVNVIGTVRLAEAARRAGVRKVVHTSSGGSIYGVPENYPTNESTPVDPASPYAASKVAGEIYLNTFRHLYGVDCSFIAPSNVYGPRQDPDGEAGVVAIFVNAMLAGRPTTVYGDGSNTRDYVFVDDVVDAFVRASGAGGCGQRFNVGTGVETSDRKLHTVCAKVVGAPDDPEFGPARLGDLKRSCLDVRKAQMVLGWHPQVRLEEGISRTVDYFRG from the coding sequence ATGCAGGTAATGGTCACGGGGGCGGCCGGCTTCATCGGCTCGACGCTGGTCGATCGCTTACTCGCGGACGGGCACACCGTAATCGGGCTCGACGATCTGAGCCGGGGACGCACCGAGAACCTGGCCGGGGCCAGTGCCAATGACCGCTTCGAGTTCATTGAGGCAGATATCGCCAATGCCGATCTGATCGGCCTGTTCGAGAAGCACAAGCCCGAGGTGGTCCACCACCTCGCCGCCCAGATCGACGTGCGACGCTCGGTGGAGGACCCCGAGTTCGACGCGGCGGTCAACGTCATCGGTACGGTGCGGCTGGCTGAGGCGGCTCGGCGGGCCGGAGTCCGCAAGGTGGTCCACACCTCCTCGGGTGGGTCCATCTACGGCGTGCCGGAGAACTACCCGACCAACGAGAGCACCCCGGTCGATCCGGCGTCGCCCTATGCGGCCAGCAAGGTCGCCGGGGAGATCTATCTCAACACCTTTCGCCATCTTTACGGTGTGGACTGTTCGTTCATCGCGCCGTCCAACGTCTACGGCCCGCGGCAGGATCCAGACGGCGAGGCAGGAGTGGTCGCGATCTTCGTCAACGCGATGCTGGCCGGCCGGCCCACGACGGTCTACGGCGACGGCTCGAACACCCGCGACTACGTCTTCGTCGACGACGTGGTCGACGCCTTCGTCCGGGCTTCCGGCGCGGGCGGGTGTGGGCAGCGATTCAACGTCGGTACCGGGGTGGAGACCAGCGACAGAAAGCTGCACACGGTGTGCGCCAAGGTGGTCGGTGCGCCCGACGATCCGGAATTCGGGCCGGCGCGTCTCGGCGATCTGAAGCGGTCGTGCCTGGATGTCCGCAAGGCCCAGATGGTGCTGGGCTGGCATCCGCAGGTGCGCCTCGAAGAGGGCATCAGCCGCACCGTCGACTACTTCCGCGGCTAG
- a CDS encoding DUF2304 domain-containing protein, whose amino-acid sequence MNWIQVLLIAAVIALLVYLLRSRTNAKAKAWVKVGYVLFVFLAIYAILRPDDTTVLANWLGVRRGADLITYALIIAFVFTTMSTYLRFKELELKYARLARAVALDGARVPES is encoded by the coding sequence ATGAACTGGATCCAGGTGCTGCTGATCGCGGCGGTGATCGCCCTGCTGGTGTACCTGTTGCGCTCGCGCACCAACGCCAAGGCCAAGGCGTGGGTCAAGGTCGGCTACGTGCTGTTCGTGTTCCTCGCGATCTACGCCATCCTGCGCCCGGACGACACCACCGTGCTGGCCAACTGGCTAGGTGTGCGACGCGGCGCTGACCTGATCACCTATGCGCTGATCATCGCGTTCGTGTTCACCACGATGAGCACGTATCTGCGGTTCAAGGAGCTCGAACTGAAGTACGCCCGGCTGGCGCGCGCGGTCGCGTTGGACGGCGCGCGGGTTCCAGAGAGCTAG
- a CDS encoding glycosyltransferase family 2 protein, whose translation MDIDTPYPDAWIIVPAFNEAKVIGDVIADLRQVFDHVVCVDDGSRDDTADIALRAGAHVVRHPVNLGQGAAIQTGVEYARTKPGAEVFVTFDADGQHRVKDVLTMIDRLAKGDVDIVIGTRFAGSTVSRTPPLKRLILRTAAVLSPSSHRLHLTDAHNGLRVFNKTVADNLSLTMNGMSHAGEFIALIVENHWRVAEEPVEILYTEYSMSKGQPLLNGVNIVFDGFLRGRMRR comes from the coding sequence GTGGACATCGACACGCCCTACCCCGACGCCTGGATCATCGTGCCAGCGTTCAACGAAGCGAAGGTCATCGGCGACGTCATCGCCGACCTGCGCCAGGTCTTCGACCACGTGGTGTGCGTCGACGACGGCAGCCGCGACGACACCGCCGATATTGCGCTGCGCGCCGGCGCCCACGTGGTGCGGCATCCGGTGAATCTCGGGCAGGGCGCGGCCATCCAGACCGGTGTGGAATACGCCCGCACCAAACCGGGTGCGGAGGTGTTCGTCACGTTCGACGCCGACGGGCAGCACCGCGTCAAGGACGTCCTGACGATGATCGACCGGCTGGCCAAGGGTGACGTCGACATCGTCATCGGCACCCGTTTCGCCGGCAGCACCGTCAGCCGGACCCCGCCGCTGAAGCGGCTGATTTTGCGCACGGCAGCCGTGTTGAGCCCGAGCAGCCACCGACTGCACCTCACCGACGCGCACAACGGGCTGCGGGTGTTCAACAAGACCGTGGCCGACAACCTCAGCCTGACGATGAACGGAATGAGCCACGCGGGAGAATTCATCGCCCTGATCGTCGAAAACCATTGGCGGGTGGCCGAAGAGCCAGTTGAGATCCTCTACACCGAGTACTCGATGTCCAAGGGCCAGCCGCTGCTGAACGGGGTGAACATCGTCTTCGACGGGTTTCTGCGAGGAAGGATGCGGCGATGA
- a CDS encoding polysaccharide biosynthesis protein codes for MSASGADQISGTGAITRGSVARVGVATAISAVCGYAVLYLAARALNPAGFSVFGVFWGAFGLVNGAAYGLLQEATREVRSASYVEIADGPRTHPMRVATGVGLVAAVVMAAASPLWAPHVFSESRPLSVGLLCVGLAGFCIHATLLGLLAGTGRWGGYGVLMVIDAVMRVVIAVIAFVMGWGLDGFLWATVAGAVGWLLLLAVSPGARTAARLRTPGGTATFLRGAGHSIAAAGASAILVMGFPVLLKATSGGDLGAAGGVVILAVTLTRAPLLVPLTAMQGNLIAHFVDQRGHRLKALITPAAVVVALGAVGVLAAGLLGPWLIRVAFGDQYGPGGVLLAWLTAGAVAIALLTVTGAATVAAALHRAYSIGWVGATVVSTALLTLPLPLTDRTVLALLCGPLVGIVVHTAALARAAR; via the coding sequence CTGAGCGCCTCCGGTGCCGACCAGATCAGCGGCACTGGAGCAATCACACGCGGCAGTGTGGCCCGCGTCGGCGTGGCAACCGCGATTTCGGCGGTGTGTGGATACGCCGTGCTCTACCTCGCCGCTCGAGCGCTGAACCCAGCCGGCTTCTCCGTATTCGGGGTGTTCTGGGGCGCGTTCGGGTTGGTCAACGGTGCGGCGTACGGACTGCTGCAAGAGGCCACCCGCGAAGTGCGGTCGGCGAGCTATGTCGAGATCGCCGACGGGCCGCGCACCCACCCCATGCGCGTCGCGACCGGCGTCGGCCTGGTGGCCGCCGTCGTCATGGCAGCCGCTTCCCCGCTGTGGGCACCCCACGTATTCAGCGAATCCCGGCCGCTGTCGGTGGGCCTGCTGTGCGTGGGTCTGGCCGGATTCTGTATCCACGCCACGCTTTTGGGCTTGCTTGCCGGTACCGGGCGCTGGGGTGGCTACGGCGTGCTCATGGTCATCGACGCCGTCATGCGGGTGGTGATCGCCGTCATCGCATTCGTCATGGGGTGGGGGCTGGACGGTTTCCTCTGGGCCACCGTCGCTGGTGCCGTCGGCTGGCTGCTGCTGCTGGCCGTCTCGCCGGGTGCCCGCACGGCGGCCCGGTTGCGCACACCCGGCGGCACCGCGACGTTCCTGCGCGGCGCCGGGCACTCCATCGCCGCCGCCGGCGCCAGCGCGATCCTCGTGATGGGCTTTCCGGTGCTGCTCAAGGCGACCTCCGGCGGCGACCTCGGTGCGGCGGGCGGCGTGGTGATCCTGGCGGTGACGTTGACCCGGGCTCCGCTGCTGGTGCCGCTGACCGCAATGCAGGGCAATCTGATCGCCCACTTCGTGGACCAGCGGGGGCATCGGCTCAAGGCGCTGATCACTCCCGCTGCCGTGGTGGTCGCGCTGGGCGCCGTCGGCGTGCTGGCGGCCGGACTGCTCGGACCCTGGCTGATCCGGGTGGCGTTCGGGGACCAGTACGGGCCCGGCGGAGTGCTGTTGGCCTGGCTGACCGCGGGCGCGGTGGCAATCGCACTGCTGACCGTCACCGGGGCCGCGACCGTCGCGGCGGCGCTGCACCGGGCCTATTCGATCGGCTGGGTCGGGGCCACCGTGGTCTCGACAGCACTGCTGACCCTGCCGCTTCCCCTGACCGACCGCACCGTGCTGGCGCTGCTGTGCGGGCCGCTGGTGGGAATAGTCGTCCACACCGCAGCCCTGGCCCGCGCCGCACGCTGA
- a CDS encoding M1 family metallopeptidase — protein sequence MKNPAKKAAKKGGQPVIDPYLPNNGNFGYRVSRYELDLEYKVAINRLTGTATITAATLASLKTFTLDLSDALSVTKVMVNGRRPSQFSTSNAKLHITLSAPLPAGAAMSISVRYGGSPRPTRSYWGEVGFEELSNGVLVAGQPNGAASWFPCDDHPSAKASYRIQISTDSPYRAVANGELVSRRVRAAHTVWTYEQPEPTSTYLVTLQIGMYGASKLPKEKVPMQAVLPDRLRANFANDFGRQSQMMKLFVKLFGPYPLSNGYTVVVTDDDLEIPLEAQGISIFGANHCDGSRRSERLIAHELAHQWFGNSVTVRRWRDIWLHEGFACYAEWLWSENSGGQSADRWARHYHAKLAASPQNLLLSDPGPRNMFDDRVYKRGALTLHVLRNTIGDDKFFALLQDWTSRYKHSTVVTDDFKGLAANYAEVSLRPLWDAWLDSTEVPRL from the coding sequence GTGAAAAATCCCGCCAAGAAGGCCGCCAAGAAAGGCGGCCAGCCCGTCATCGACCCGTACCTACCGAACAACGGCAACTTCGGCTACCGGGTGTCGCGCTACGAATTGGACCTGGAGTACAAGGTCGCGATCAACCGGCTCACCGGGACCGCCACGATCACCGCCGCGACGCTAGCGTCGCTGAAGACCTTCACCCTGGACCTGTCCGACGCGCTGTCTGTGACGAAGGTGATGGTCAACGGCCGCCGCCCATCACAGTTCAGCACCTCGAACGCAAAGTTGCACATCACGCTGTCCGCACCGCTACCGGCCGGCGCGGCGATGTCGATCAGCGTGCGCTACGGCGGATCCCCGCGTCCGACCCGAAGTTATTGGGGCGAAGTCGGTTTCGAGGAGCTGTCGAACGGAGTTCTGGTCGCCGGGCAACCGAACGGGGCTGCGTCGTGGTTTCCCTGCGACGACCACCCCAGCGCAAAGGCCAGTTATCGCATCCAGATCAGCACCGACAGCCCGTATCGCGCGGTGGCCAACGGCGAACTGGTGTCACGTCGGGTCCGTGCCGCGCACACCGTGTGGACCTATGAGCAGCCCGAGCCGACGTCGACCTACCTGGTGACCTTGCAGATCGGCATGTATGGCGCCAGCAAGCTGCCCAAAGAAAAGGTGCCGATGCAGGCGGTGTTGCCAGATCGGTTGCGCGCCAACTTCGCCAACGACTTCGGCCGCCAGTCGCAGATGATGAAGTTGTTCGTCAAGCTGTTCGGCCCCTACCCGCTGAGCAATGGCTACACCGTGGTGGTGACCGATGATGACCTCGAGATACCGCTTGAAGCCCAGGGCATTTCGATCTTCGGTGCCAATCACTGCGACGGCAGTCGCCGTTCTGAGCGGCTGATCGCCCACGAACTGGCACACCAATGGTTCGGCAACAGCGTCACCGTACGGCGCTGGCGCGACATCTGGCTGCACGAGGGATTCGCCTGCTACGCCGAATGGTTATGGTCGGAGAACTCTGGTGGACAGAGCGCCGACCGCTGGGCGCGCCACTACCACGCCAAGCTGGCCGCTTCGCCACAGAATCTGTTGCTCTCCGACCCCGGCCCGCGGAACATGTTCGACGACCGGGTCTACAAGCGCGGTGCGCTCACCCTGCACGTGCTGCGTAACACGATCGGCGACGACAAATTCTTTGCCCTGCTGCAGGATTGGACCAGCCGCTACAAGCACAGCACTGTCGTGACCGATGATTTCAAAGGTCTTGCGGCCAACTACGCCGAGGTGTCACTGCGCCCGCTGTGGGATGCCTGGCTGGACTCGACCGAGGTGCCACGGCTGTGA
- a CDS encoding Pls/PosA family non-ribosomal peptide synthetase: MATPEIPPQYLLSEQAPPPRTLIDILYDTANRYPEAAAIDDGTVQLTYAELIADIEESVEWLAARGIGRGDRIGIRMPSGSYALYVAILSTLAAGAAYVPVDADDPDERAELVFGEAGVVAIITEAGLSRGPGSSRGWRATAPLGRDDAWIIFTSGSTGTPKGVAVTHRNAAAFVDAEARMFLQRNPISPGDRVLAGLSVAFDASCEEMWLAWRYGACLVPAPRALVRSGMDLGPWLVARDITVVSTVPTLASLWPAEALEAVRLLIFGGEACPPELAERLAVEGREVWNTYGPTEATVVASAARLDGRSAVSIGRPLPGWDLAVVDRDGAPVGLGEVGELVIGGVGLARYLDPEKDAEKYAPMPSLEWARAYRSGDLVRLENDGLYFQGRADDQVKVGGRRIELGEVDSALVNLPGVSAGAAAVRRTASGTPMLVGYIASADPDFDLTAARAHLAESLPAALVPRLVLLEELPTRTSGKVDRNALPWPPPGYQDSEPDLGGTMGWLAGLWRDVLGAVVDGPEADFFALGGGSLSAAQLVAALRGRYPQLTVAQLYDHPRLGSLAEFLEELAPPPTVTPREVKPTPVSTQAAQVLLSVPLATLTGLQWVTWLALVNNIAAAVHPLPWLVTINWWLVVVAFVLFISPIGRMAIAVLGARTLLSGLEQGTYRRGGPEHVRVWLAERLADASGAENLAGAPWLVYYARALGNKIGKGVDLHSAPPVTGMLQLGHRVSIEPEVDLTGHWIDGDLFHVGPITVGNDASIGARTTLFPGAVIGKNADVAPGSGVLGKVKNGQYWKGSPAVKSGKARHPWPEHRPPRAAHWVAIYGVTSVLLGAVPLVSLGAGLAVLVWPARHSATLVSAIGAAAPWLPVAALASLVIYAAITVLGVRMLALGLGEGYHPVRSRVGWQLWATERLMDAARNYLFPVYASLLTPWWLRILGAKVGRNTEISTALLTPKFTVVEDGAFLADDTMVASYELGGGWIHVAKATVGKRAFLGNSGITQPGRRVPDDGLVAVLSAAPHKAKAGSSWLGSPPIRLRRRADEADASLTYSPPMRLKIMRAAVETCRLIPVIVTFAIGVAVLAALQGLAVRFGYGWAALGGGIVLLIAGAVAGGIAVGAKWLVVGRIRTGEQPLWSSFVWRNEVSDTFVETVAGPWFARAASGTPVMNLWLRALGAKIGRGVWCETYWLPEADLVTLQRASTVNRGCVVQTHLFHDRIMRMDTVVLEEGATLGPHCVALPAAKLGAGATVGPASLVMRGDEVPPSTRWQGNPIAPWVISRKKSTEEKPAPKPGDSAA; encoded by the coding sequence GTGGCGACGCCGGAAATTCCCCCGCAGTACCTCTTGTCGGAGCAGGCGCCACCCCCGCGCACTCTCATCGACATCCTCTACGACACCGCCAATCGGTACCCCGAGGCGGCGGCCATCGACGACGGGACGGTGCAGCTCACCTACGCCGAGCTGATCGCCGACATCGAGGAGAGCGTCGAGTGGCTGGCGGCCCGGGGTATCGGCCGCGGTGACCGGATCGGCATTCGGATGCCGTCGGGCAGTTATGCCCTGTACGTCGCGATCCTGTCGACGCTGGCCGCCGGCGCGGCCTACGTCCCGGTGGATGCCGACGACCCCGACGAACGGGCCGAGCTGGTGTTCGGCGAAGCCGGTGTGGTCGCCATCATCACCGAGGCCGGCCTGTCCCGGGGCCCGGGTTCCTCGCGCGGATGGCGCGCCACCGCACCGCTGGGCCGCGACGACGCGTGGATCATCTTCACCTCGGGGTCGACGGGCACCCCCAAGGGGGTGGCGGTGACACACCGCAACGCCGCGGCATTCGTCGACGCTGAAGCGCGAATGTTCCTGCAGCGCAACCCGATCAGCCCGGGAGATCGGGTGCTGGCGGGTCTTTCGGTGGCATTCGACGCCTCCTGTGAGGAGATGTGGCTGGCCTGGCGCTACGGTGCGTGCCTGGTGCCGGCGCCGCGCGCCCTGGTGCGCAGCGGCATGGACCTCGGGCCGTGGCTGGTGGCACGGGACATCACCGTGGTGTCCACGGTGCCGACGCTGGCGTCGCTGTGGCCGGCCGAGGCACTGGAAGCGGTGCGGCTGTTGATTTTTGGCGGCGAGGCCTGCCCACCTGAACTGGCCGAGCGGCTGGCGGTCGAGGGCCGCGAGGTGTGGAACACCTACGGACCGACCGAGGCCACGGTGGTGGCCAGCGCGGCGAGGCTCGACGGTCGAAGCGCCGTCAGCATCGGCCGCCCGCTGCCCGGCTGGGACCTGGCCGTCGTCGACAGGGACGGCGCCCCGGTCGGCCTCGGCGAGGTCGGCGAGCTGGTGATCGGTGGGGTCGGCCTGGCCCGCTACCTGGATCCGGAGAAGGACGCCGAGAAGTACGCGCCGATGCCGTCGCTGGAGTGGGCTCGCGCGTACCGCAGCGGTGACCTGGTCCGGCTGGAGAACGACGGGCTGTACTTCCAGGGGCGCGCCGACGACCAGGTCAAGGTCGGTGGGCGCCGCATCGAACTCGGCGAGGTCGATTCCGCACTGGTGAACCTGCCCGGCGTCAGTGCCGGCGCCGCAGCGGTCCGGCGCACCGCCAGCGGTACCCCGATGCTGGTGGGCTATATCGCCAGCGCGGACCCGGATTTCGACCTGACTGCCGCCCGGGCCCACCTGGCCGAGAGCCTGCCCGCGGCCCTGGTGCCCCGACTCGTGCTGCTCGAGGAGCTGCCCACCCGAACCTCGGGCAAGGTCGACCGCAATGCGCTGCCCTGGCCGCCGCCGGGCTACCAGGACTCCGAACCGGATCTGGGCGGCACCATGGGCTGGCTGGCCGGGCTGTGGCGCGATGTCCTCGGTGCCGTGGTCGACGGCCCGGAGGCCGACTTCTTCGCCCTCGGCGGCGGCTCGCTATCCGCGGCACAGCTGGTGGCCGCGCTACGGGGCCGCTACCCGCAGCTGACCGTGGCCCAGCTCTACGACCATCCCCGGCTGGGGTCGCTGGCCGAGTTCCTCGAAGAGCTGGCCCCGCCGCCAACGGTCACGCCTCGCGAGGTCAAACCCACCCCAGTGTCGACACAAGCCGCTCAGGTACTGCTGTCGGTCCCCCTGGCCACCCTGACCGGCCTGCAGTGGGTGACGTGGCTGGCGCTGGTCAACAACATTGCCGCCGCCGTGCATCCGCTGCCGTGGCTGGTCACCATCAACTGGTGGCTGGTCGTGGTGGCCTTCGTCTTGTTCATCAGCCCGATCGGCCGGATGGCCATCGCCGTACTGGGTGCGCGGACGTTGTTGTCCGGCCTGGAGCAGGGCACCTACCGCCGCGGTGGGCCGGAGCACGTGCGGGTGTGGCTCGCCGAACGGCTCGCCGACGCCAGCGGCGCGGAAAACCTCGCGGGGGCGCCGTGGCTGGTGTACTACGCGCGGGCGCTGGGTAACAAGATCGGCAAAGGCGTGGACCTGCACTCGGCGCCTCCGGTGACCGGGATGCTGCAGCTCGGCCACCGGGTTTCCATCGAACCGGAGGTCGACCTGACCGGGCATTGGATTGACGGCGATCTCTTCCACGTCGGCCCGATCACCGTCGGCAACGACGCGTCCATCGGGGCGCGCACGACTCTGTTCCCTGGTGCGGTCATCGGCAAGAACGCCGACGTGGCACCCGGTTCAGGCGTCCTCGGCAAGGTGAAGAACGGGCAGTACTGGAAGGGTTCTCCGGCGGTCAAATCGGGCAAGGCCCGCCACCCGTGGCCCGAACACCGGCCCCCGCGGGCCGCACACTGGGTGGCCATCTATGGGGTGACGTCGGTGCTCCTCGGCGCGGTTCCGTTGGTGTCGCTGGGGGCCGGCCTGGCGGTTCTGGTGTGGCCCGCGCGGCACAGCGCCACACTGGTGTCGGCGATCGGCGCTGCCGCGCCGTGGCTTCCGGTGGCCGCGCTGGCGTCGCTCGTCATCTACGCCGCCATCACTGTGCTCGGCGTACGGATGCTGGCACTCGGCCTTGGCGAGGGCTACCACCCGGTGCGCAGCCGGGTGGGCTGGCAGCTGTGGGCCACCGAACGACTGATGGACGCCGCCCGCAACTACCTGTTCCCCGTGTACGCCAGCCTGCTCACTCCGTGGTGGCTGCGGATCCTCGGCGCGAAAGTGGGCCGCAACACCGAGATCTCGACCGCGTTGCTGACGCCGAAGTTCACCGTCGTCGAAGACGGCGCATTCCTGGCCGACGACACCATGGTTGCCTCCTACGAGCTCGGCGGTGGCTGGATTCATGTCGCCAAGGCCACGGTCGGCAAGCGGGCGTTCCTGGGCAACTCCGGTATCACCCAACCCGGCCGCCGAGTGCCCGACGATGGTTTGGTGGCCGTCCTCTCGGCCGCACCGCACAAGGCCAAGGCCGGTTCGTCATGGCTGGGCAGTCCGCCAATCCGGTTGCGCCGCCGCGCCGATGAAGCCGACGCCTCGCTCACCTACAGCCCGCCGATGCGATTGAAGATCATGCGCGCCGCCGTTGAAACCTGCCGGTTGATCCCGGTGATCGTCACCTTCGCCATCGGAGTCGCGGTTCTCGCCGCGCTGCAGGGGCTGGCCGTCAGGTTCGGCTACGGCTGGGCCGCACTGGGCGGCGGCATCGTGCTGCTGATCGCCGGCGCGGTCGCGGGCGGGATCGCAGTGGGAGCCAAATGGCTTGTAGTAGGCCGGATTCGGACCGGCGAGCAGCCATTGTGGTCGTCGTTCGTATGGCGCAACGAGGTGTCGGACACGTTCGTCGAGACGGTGGCAGGCCCGTGGTTCGCCCGGGCGGCCAGCGGCACCCCGGTGATGAACCTGTGGTTGCGCGCACTGGGAGCCAAGATCGGCCGCGGCGTGTGGTGCGAGACGTACTGGCTACCCGAAGCCGACCTGGTGACACTGCAGCGCGCCAGCACGGTCAATCGGGGTTGCGTGGTCCAGACACATCTTTTCCATGACCGGATCATGCGGATGGACACGGTCGTGCTCGAGGAGGGCGCCACCCTGGGGCCACACTGCGTGGCGTTGCCCGCCGCCAAGCTCGGCGCCGGCGCCACGGTCGGTCCGGCCTCGCTGGTGATGCGCGGCGACGAGGTGCCACCGTCGACGCGTTGGCAAGGCAATCCCATTGCCCCCTGGGTGATTTCACGCAAGAAGTCAACGGAGGAAAAACCTGCTCCTAAACCCGGGGACAGCGCCGCGTGA
- a CDS encoding TerC family protein → MNVSSLEWLITIGVTVAVLLFDIVFIARRPHEPTMRECGIYLSFYVGLALAFGLWVWNFHGPQFGLEFYAGWLTEYSLSVDNLFIFIIIMASFKVPKVYQQQALLVGIVLALIFRGIFIALGAVAIEQFSWIFYVFGAFLVYTAIRLVRDTDHSDDGENTVVRLARKYFPTTDKWDGLKLYLKEGNRRLMTPMFLVIVALGTTDLLFALDSIPAIYGLTREPYIVFTANLFALMGLRQLYFLLGDLLNRLVYLSQGLAFILFFIGVKLVLHALHENELPFINGGEGVHVPEIPTLLSLAVIVLTLFLTMVASLIKTRVVDKR, encoded by the coding sequence GTGAACGTGTCTTCGCTCGAGTGGTTGATCACCATCGGTGTGACGGTGGCAGTACTGCTGTTCGACATCGTCTTCATCGCCCGCCGCCCGCACGAACCCACGATGCGTGAGTGCGGGATCTATCTGTCGTTCTACGTCGGCCTGGCGCTGGCGTTCGGCCTCTGGGTGTGGAACTTCCACGGCCCGCAATTCGGCCTCGAGTTCTATGCCGGCTGGCTCACCGAATACAGCCTGTCGGTGGACAACTTGTTCATCTTCATCATCATCATGGCCAGCTTCAAAGTGCCGAAGGTGTATCAACAGCAGGCGCTGCTTGTCGGCATCGTGCTGGCCCTGATCTTCCGAGGCATCTTCATCGCACTGGGTGCCGTTGCCATTGAGCAGTTTTCGTGGATCTTCTATGTCTTCGGTGCGTTCCTGGTGTACACCGCGATCAGGCTGGTGCGCGACACCGATCACAGCGACGACGGTGAGAACACCGTGGTGCGGCTGGCCAGGAAGTACTTCCCGACCACCGACAAGTGGGACGGTCTGAAGCTCTATCTCAAGGAGGGCAACAGGCGACTGATGACCCCGATGTTTCTGGTCATCGTCGCCCTCGGCACCACCGATCTGTTGTTTGCGCTGGACTCCATCCCGGCGATCTATGGCCTGACCCGCGAGCCGTACATCGTGTTCACGGCAAACCTGTTCGCGCTGATGGGGTTGCGCCAGCTGTACTTCCTGCTCGGTGATCTGCTCAACCGGCTGGTTTACCTGTCGCAGGGCCTGGCCTTCATCTTGTTCTTCATCGGCGTCAAGTTGGTGCTGCATGCCCTGCACGAGAACGAACTGCCGTTCATCAACGGTGGTGAAGGCGTGCACGTCCCCGAGATTCCGACGCTGCTGAGCCTGGCTGTCATCGTGTTGACGCTGTTCCTGACCATGGTCGCCAGCCTGATCAAGACACGTGTGGTCGACAAACGCTGA
- a CDS encoding SpoIIAA family protein, translated as MIDVLADMPEGVAGIKVSGRVSGDDLKAFKTTMNELLRSGEDIRIVEVIDSDYQGFGPGGMVEDLKLGLGTLFTRHAAFKRVAVVSDKEWVVHTIHLVGWLVPGEIAVFGLGELEQAKEWAAG; from the coding sequence ATGATCGACGTGCTTGCGGACATGCCCGAGGGTGTGGCCGGTATCAAGGTGTCGGGTCGGGTCAGTGGTGACGACCTGAAGGCATTCAAGACCACGATGAACGAGCTGCTGAGGTCCGGCGAGGACATCAGAATCGTCGAGGTCATCGACTCCGATTACCAGGGATTCGGCCCCGGCGGTATGGTCGAGGATCTCAAGCTCGGGCTGGGCACGCTGTTCACCCGCCACGCCGCCTTCAAGCGCGTCGCGGTGGTCAGCGACAAGGAGTGGGTTGTCCACACCATTCATCTGGTGGGGTGGTTGGTGCCCGGTGAGATCGCGGTGTTCGGGCTGGGTGAGCTGGAGCAAGCCAAGGAGTGGGCGGCGGGCTAG